From Candidatus Methanoplasma cognatum, one genomic window encodes:
- a CDS encoding NAD(+)/NADH kinase — MMDVLSDIADAVEEAIRKIPDSKCRGECLGMGADGTSTSQIDKIAENTVLAFIQKNNIPLNVLSEEIGFVDNGGKETLVLDPIDGTSNAVAGIPLFTISLAVGTGSLSGVHTAYLRNLATGDVITAEKGKGAYKNGIRIHVRKAEMDDLFLMIYLGNGAHPDSFDLAKRVKSSRSFGCASLEMVLVAEGEADGFMMHSERYSRAIRIVDIAASALVLREAGGEIYDLDGNVLDMDFDIGCHSNFIAFGDRRAYDFIVKAKNEIPESPIYGICANIGIPEAREYARRVMKALSGCDYVLDEGIASELGMKGYPVEDMKVDIMITIGGDGTILRTSMQNKAPMIGINAGGVGFLAEVHVNDIEEGIRRLRCGEYVVEERFKISSWYEGEYLAEAVNEAVVHTDSIAKIRHFKVYVNDRLMTEVRADGIIVSTPTGSTCYAMSLGAPLIDPRVNAVVVVPMAAYKFASRPFVVPADAKVTVETVMDSGCMLVIDGQKEYEIKGKTHIDFIRSSETVRFIRFNTDFYSRVREKLVNAI; from the coding sequence ATGATGGATGTTCTGAGCGACATAGCCGATGCGGTAGAGGAAGCTATAAGGAAGATCCCCGACTCTAAATGCAGAGGAGAATGTTTAGGAATGGGCGCCGACGGGACGTCCACCTCTCAGATCGACAAGATAGCCGAGAACACCGTCCTTGCGTTCATCCAAAAGAACAACATCCCCTTGAACGTCCTGAGCGAGGAGATCGGGTTCGTCGACAACGGCGGTAAAGAGACGCTGGTCCTGGACCCCATAGACGGAACATCTAACGCGGTCGCCGGGATCCCGCTTTTCACGATATCGCTGGCCGTCGGCACAGGATCCCTTTCCGGCGTCCACACGGCATACCTCCGGAACCTTGCCACCGGCGACGTCATAACCGCCGAAAAAGGGAAGGGCGCATATAAGAACGGCATAAGGATCCACGTCAGAAAGGCGGAAATGGACGATCTGTTCCTGATGATCTATCTCGGGAACGGAGCGCACCCGGATTCGTTCGACCTCGCAAAGAGGGTCAAATCGTCGCGCTCGTTCGGCTGCGCGTCGTTGGAGATGGTCCTGGTCGCGGAGGGGGAAGCGGATGGTTTCATGATGCATTCCGAGCGATATTCACGTGCGATAAGGATAGTGGACATCGCGGCCAGCGCTCTCGTGCTGAGGGAGGCGGGAGGAGAGATCTATGATCTCGACGGAAACGTGCTGGATATGGACTTCGACATCGGATGTCATTCCAATTTCATCGCCTTCGGCGACCGGAGAGCGTATGATTTCATCGTCAAAGCGAAGAACGAGATACCCGAATCGCCGATCTACGGCATATGCGCGAACATCGGGATACCGGAGGCCAGAGAGTATGCGAGAAGGGTGATGAAAGCTCTGAGCGGCTGCGATTATGTCCTTGATGAGGGGATCGCCTCCGAACTGGGCATGAAAGGGTACCCCGTCGAGGATATGAAAGTGGACATCATGATAACGATCGGCGGGGACGGGACCATCCTCCGCACCTCTATGCAGAACAAAGCGCCGATGATAGGGATAAACGCTGGGGGAGTCGGATTCCTGGCAGAGGTCCATGTGAACGATATCGAAGAAGGGATCAGGAGGCTGCGCTGCGGGGAGTACGTGGTGGAGGAGAGGTTCAAGATCAGCTCGTGGTATGAGGGAGAATACCTCGCGGAAGCGGTGAACGAAGCCGTCGTACATACGGACTCCATCGCGAAGATAAGACATTTCAAAGTATACGTGAACGACAGGCTCATGACAGAGGTCCGCGCCGACGGGATAATCGTGTCGACGCCCACCGGCTCCACCTGCTATGCCATGAGCCTCGGAGCGCCGCTGATCGACCCCCGCGTCAACGCCGTGGTGGTCGTACCGATGGCCGCTTACAAGTTCGCGTCAAGGCCGTTCGTGGTCCCGGCGGACGCAAAGGTGACGGTGGAGACCGTGATGGACAGCGGATGCATGCTGGTCATTGACGGGCAGAAAGAATATGAGATAAAGGGTAAGACCCACATAGACTTCATCAGGTCGTCGGAGACTGTCAGGTTCATAAGGTTCAACACCGATTTCTATTCAAGGGTAAGGGAGAAACTGGTGAACGCGATATGA
- a CDS encoding Mov34/MPN/PAD-1 family protein, whose amino-acid sequence MSRIYGVSVDFIDGFNESAKSTYPDEFICFHREYDGVISEMILVPGSVYGESHSFINDWMSPVDFHKSGSAHSHPGYSNEPSDADLDFFNYMGGVHFITCQPYDRRSWKAYDSRGRVVDLEIIF is encoded by the coding sequence ATGAGCAGGATCTACGGGGTAAGCGTGGATTTCATCGACGGATTCAATGAATCTGCCAAGTCCACGTACCCGGATGAATTCATATGCTTCCACAGGGAATACGATGGTGTGATCTCCGAGATGATATTGGTGCCTGGGTCCGTATACGGGGAGAGCCACAGCTTCATAAACGATTGGATGTCGCCGGTGGATTTCCATAAATCCGGGTCGGCGCATTCCCACCCCGGGTACAGCAACGAGCCCTCCGACGCAGACCTGGATTTCTTCAATTACATGGGAGGGGTCCATTTTATAACATGCCAGCCCTATGACAGAAGGAGCTGGAAAGCCTACGACTCGAGAGGAAGGGTCGTCGATCTTGAGATCATATTCTGA
- a CDS encoding phosphomannomutase yields MKNAPALMLRSVTEEDMTAENALRIGQTVGMSCRTVCVGSDAGPSSRMIKNSLISGLLSAGAEVSDAGVVPAPAAALASGGSDCVMMVGEPDEQGRISGIRIMNPDGSAFTKEQLRQIITDGRRDQPLPGYRDIGSMRACDTAADDYNRTMREKYGNSVDAPVILDCGCGSTSLCAPAILASAGADLTTMNAQIDPRYSPRPPGVGMNDVTGLAEVVGMELGSIGIALNGDGTKLALFDENGKYVDPESILALLLLYLKPSSAVVPFDASAVVDDAFRDLIGEGLSSDAKAHSERRIIRTDNDLESITEAIKNNNAEMGAMADGTFIFPDVTMCPDAINAAVILTRMSGENSISDLLASFPRYIVLKESIYGPGNIELFYRKLGERLKELDSEDIWEIEGGRVGMTGGWFAISRNAADPEYIDITAEAKDRVYAVSMMELAKDIARSCM; encoded by the coding sequence ATGAAAAACGCCCCCGCGCTGATGCTCCGCTCCGTAACTGAGGAAGACATGACCGCCGAGAACGCTCTGAGGATCGGGCAGACGGTCGGGATGTCCTGCAGAACAGTATGCGTCGGGTCCGACGCCGGTCCGAGCAGCAGAATGATAAAGAACTCACTTATAAGCGGGCTGCTTTCGGCTGGCGCGGAAGTCAGCGATGCGGGCGTCGTTCCCGCGCCGGCGGCGGCCTTGGCGTCCGGGGGTTCCGACTGCGTAATGATGGTCGGGGAACCCGACGAGCAGGGGAGGATCAGCGGTATACGGATCATGAACCCCGACGGCTCGGCCTTCACAAAAGAGCAGCTGCGGCAGATCATAACGGACGGCAGGAGGGACCAGCCTCTTCCGGGATACAGGGATATCGGAAGCATGAGGGCCTGCGACACGGCCGCAGATGACTATAACCGAACGATGCGTGAGAAATACGGGAATAGCGTGGACGCGCCCGTGATATTGGACTGCGGCTGCGGAAGCACGTCTTTGTGCGCCCCGGCGATATTGGCGTCGGCGGGCGCCGACCTGACGACGATGAACGCGCAGATCGACCCGCGGTACAGCCCCAGACCGCCGGGGGTGGGCATGAACGACGTCACGGGCCTTGCCGAAGTGGTCGGTATGGAACTCGGGAGCATAGGGATAGCGCTCAACGGCGACGGGACGAAGCTCGCGCTTTTCGACGAGAACGGAAAATATGTCGATCCGGAAAGCATTCTTGCGCTGCTGCTGCTTTACCTGAAGCCGTCGTCGGCGGTGGTGCCCTTCGACGCCTCGGCGGTGGTGGACGATGCGTTCAGGGATCTGATCGGAGAAGGTCTTTCCTCTGATGCGAAAGCTCACAGCGAAAGACGGATAATACGGACCGACAACGACCTGGAATCGATAACCGAAGCCATAAAGAACAACAATGCGGAAATGGGCGCGATGGCCGACGGGACCTTCATATTCCCCGATGTGACGATGTGCCCCGACGCCATAAACGCCGCCGTTATCCTCACCAGGATGTCGGGGGAGAACAGCATAAGCGACCTGCTTGCGTCATTCCCCAGATATATCGTCCTTAAAGAATCGATATACGGTCCGGGCAACATCGAGCTCTTCTACAGGAAACTCGGCGAAAGGCTCAAAGAACTGGATTCGGAAGATATCTGGGAGATCGAGGGCGGAAGGGTCGGCATGACCGGAGGATGGTTCGCCATCTCCAGGAACGCGGCCGATCCCGAATACATCGACATTACGGCAGAGGCAAAGGACAGAGTATACGCAGTCAGCATGATGGAGCTGGCAAAGGACATCGCGCGCAGCTGCATGTGA
- a CDS encoding leucine-rich repeat domain-containing protein codes for MRGNKNRWRGAALSLMIAALLAITAAAFLDRENTVLGAAGDYNAGDVAVINDIIANNGLGWTAAPADGSSVPGNWTGVTWSSASTNKRIIYLDLDVKGLTGGMLNVSGLTALVWLYCNGNANLTALDVSGCTQLEILSCQMNNITALDLSKNILLEYLNCHDNNITALDLSKNILLDDLDCSYNELASLDVSKNTALKYLRCSNNELTALDVPKGAALIWLDCGGNKFTALDVSENTSLRSLGCYDNDLTALDLSKNAALEWLNCNENKLNALDVSKNTSLVYLDCSYNDLDALDVSKNTSLESLSCHYTRLDALDVSENTSLVILDCGYNNLSDLDVSKNTSLRDLYCSHNSLTSLDLSKNTSLEVLNCSYNELTSLDVSKNVLLTALDCSYNELTSLDVSKNALLNYLRVNYNYIAAETNVTGATSLLHFPSSGWDKPDFYFSPQYSGAPLAFTNNAGFNVPAGKLGTTVKPITVQGGVSGGTAPYYFYISAGPSWLDIDEDTGEITGERPAAEQTATTAVILVEDSSSPAKTKMIIISVGAVTEEPAPGGGNTTLIAAIAAIAAVVLLAVVYMFVIRPRRP; via the coding sequence ATGAGAGGAAACAAGAACAGATGGAGAGGGGCGGCCCTCTCTCTGATGATTGCTGCGCTGTTGGCGATCACCGCGGCCGCATTTTTAGACCGAGAGAACACGGTCCTCGGGGCCGCCGGGGACTATAACGCCGGCGATGTCGCGGTTATCAACGACATCATCGCAAATAACGGTCTCGGCTGGACGGCGGCCCCTGCCGACGGCAGTTCTGTGCCCGGCAACTGGACGGGCGTGACATGGAGCAGCGCTTCCACGAACAAGCGCATAATATATCTGGATCTGGACGTAAAGGGTCTGACAGGCGGTATGCTCAACGTCTCCGGCCTGACCGCGCTGGTATGGCTGTATTGCAACGGCAACGCCAACCTGACCGCGCTGGATGTGTCCGGCTGTACCCAACTGGAAATTCTGAGCTGTCAGATGAACAACATTACTGCGCTGGACTTGTCCAAGAACATCCTGCTGGAATACTTGAACTGCCACGACAACAACATTACTGCGCTGGACTTGTCCAAGAACATCCTGCTGGACGATCTGGACTGCTCTTACAACGAATTGGCCTCGCTGGATGTATCCAAGAATACCGCGCTGAAATATCTGCGCTGCAGCAACAACGAGCTGACTGCGCTGGACGTGCCCAAAGGTGCAGCGCTGATATGGCTGGATTGCGGCGGCAATAAATTTACCGCGCTGGATGTGTCCGAGAACACATCGCTGAGGAGCCTGGGTTGCTACGACAACGACCTGACCGCACTGGACTTATCCAAGAATGCAGCGTTGGAATGGCTGAATTGCAACGAAAACAAACTGAACGCGCTGGATGTGTCCAAGAACACATCGCTGGTATACCTGGACTGCTCTTATAACGACCTGGACGCGCTGGATGTGTCCAAGAACACATCGTTGGAAAGCCTGAGCTGCCACTACACCAGATTGGACGCGCTGGATGTGTCTGAGAACACATCGCTGGTGATACTGGACTGCGGTTATAACAACCTGAGCGACCTGGATGTGTCCAAGAACACATCGCTGAGAGACCTGTACTGTTCCCACAACAGCCTGACCTCGCTGGACTTATCAAAGAACACATCGCTGGAGGTACTGAACTGCTCTTACAACGAACTGACCTCGCTTGATGTGTCCAAGAACGTGTTGCTGACGGCGCTGGACTGCTCTTACAACGAACTGACCTCGCTTGATGTGTCCAAGAACGCATTGCTGAATTACCTTCGCGTAAATTACAACTACATCGCCGCTGAGACCAACGTGACCGGCGCTACGTCCCTCCTTCATTTCCCATCTTCGGGCTGGGATAAACCGGATTTCTACTTCTCTCCGCAGTACAGCGGCGCGCCCCTTGCTTTTACAAACAATGCGGGCTTCAATGTGCCAGCTGGTAAACTTGGGACGACCGTTAAGCCGATAACCGTACAGGGCGGCGTATCGGGCGGGACGGCCCCGTACTATTTCTACATCAGCGCCGGCCCTTCATGGCTTGATATCGACGAGGATACGGGAGAGATCACTGGCGAGCGTCCAGCGGCGGAGCAAACCGCGACAACGGCGGTCATCCTGGTGGAAGACAGCAGTAGCCCGGCAAAGACCAAGATGATAATCATCTCCGTCGGCGCGGTAACGGAGGAGCCTGCCCCCGGCGGCGGCAACACGACGCTCATCGCCGCGATTGCCGCGATAGCGGCGGTAGTACTTCTGGCGGTAGTGTATATGTTCGTTATACGCCCGAGAAGGCCGTAA
- a CDS encoding ferrous iron transport protein A, which translates to MDNNCDCDCASSCTCEGKCTGNVCVPMDEDSFRSESGVPLVTARIGEGGKIVRVSGKQEIRKFLCELGFVIGARVSVVNENSGNLILDVKGSRIAMDKAMASKIFFTPSLPETAAQR; encoded by the coding sequence ATGGATAACAACTGTGATTGTGATTGTGCAAGCAGCTGTACGTGCGAGGGTAAGTGCACCGGAAACGTTTGCGTGCCCATGGACGAGGACTCCTTCAGATCCGAAAGCGGAGTGCCGCTGGTGACCGCAAGGATCGGCGAGGGCGGTAAGATCGTAAGGGTCTCCGGTAAACAGGAAATAAGGAAATTCCTCTGCGAACTCGGATTCGTTATCGGAGCCCGCGTATCCGTCGTGAACGAGAACTCTGGAAACCTGATCCTGGATGTGAAAGGGTCCAGGATAGCGATGGACAAAGCAATGGCTTCAAAGATATTCTTCACCCCCTCTCTGCCGGAAACGGCGGCTCAAAGGTAA
- the feoB gene encoding ferrous iron transport protein B produces MTVRIALAGNPNSGKTTMFNRLTGSSQRVGNWPGVTVERKEGRLKGEDDAIIVDLPGIYSLSPYSPEEVVSRDFLLKDRPEAVINIVDASNLERNLYLTTQIVEAGIPTVIALNKMDAVAREGIKIDLGKLSKALGCTIVETTALKGDGVEELSRAVMSAVGTKADNALRYSKELEGYVSTVEGILRGEVPEEAERWYALKLLERDERLKKDIDGDAWERIEAVVSSMESKMDNDADSIIAEERYSLIGRIVGESVDKSGSVRKGETRSDRIDRIVTNRWLGIPIFAAVMFAIYFIAIETIGSLGTDILNGYIRDTLMPSAEGWLTDAGVADWLVGLIVKGIIGGVGAVIGFLPQMMVLFVILVMLEECGYMSRVAFVMDHLFRRFGLSGKSLISVLVGMGCGVPGIMSSRAIQGETERKITAMTVTFIPCSAKLPAIALIAGALFGKSAFIAISVYFMGILCILMSGIIMKKWRSLAGAPSHFIMELPPYHAPHAFSVIRSTLEKTWSFVKNAGTFVLLACVLVWFLSSYDWGINSVGAADSMLADIGNSLKWIFVPLGFGDDWEFTMATITGLLAKENLVGTLGVLFSPGGGEELWDVIGGMLTQAGGYAFLLFNMICAPCVAAVGAMRSELGSWRGAAKAVIYQCLLAYAIALIFYQFASVFMGNGLGLGIVPAVIALAALIYMLASKDPFSIFRKVRRDA; encoded by the coding sequence ATGACCGTAAGGATCGCTTTGGCGGGGAACCCTAACTCAGGGAAGACCACGATGTTCAACAGGCTCACCGGAAGCTCCCAGAGAGTCGGGAACTGGCCGGGGGTGACCGTTGAACGTAAGGAAGGCAGACTGAAGGGTGAGGATGACGCTATAATAGTCGATCTGCCGGGGATATATTCTTTGTCACCGTACTCTCCCGAAGAGGTGGTCTCCAGGGATTTCCTTCTGAAGGACAGGCCGGAGGCGGTGATCAACATCGTCGACGCCTCGAACCTGGAAAGGAACCTGTACCTGACCACTCAGATCGTTGAGGCCGGGATCCCGACAGTCATCGCGCTCAACAAGATGGACGCGGTTGCCAGAGAAGGCATAAAGATAGATCTGGGCAAGCTGTCCAAGGCCCTCGGATGCACGATCGTCGAAACGACCGCCCTCAAAGGGGACGGCGTCGAGGAACTTTCCCGCGCCGTCATGTCCGCCGTCGGGACGAAGGCAGATAACGCCCTCAGATACTCAAAGGAGCTGGAAGGATACGTTTCGACGGTCGAGGGTATCCTTCGGGGGGAAGTGCCCGAGGAGGCCGAGAGATGGTACGCCCTCAAGCTGCTGGAGAGGGATGAGAGACTAAAGAAGGACATCGACGGGGACGCCTGGGAGAGGATAGAGGCCGTTGTCTCTTCAATGGAATCGAAGATGGACAACGACGCCGACAGCATCATCGCCGAGGAAAGGTACTCTTTGATAGGGAGGATAGTAGGCGAATCTGTCGATAAGAGCGGCAGCGTAAGGAAAGGAGAGACCCGTTCGGACAGGATCGACAGGATCGTGACCAACCGCTGGCTTGGGATCCCCATATTCGCCGCCGTAATGTTCGCCATATATTTCATCGCGATAGAGACGATCGGGTCATTGGGGACGGACATTCTCAACGGTTACATAAGGGACACTCTGATGCCGTCCGCCGAAGGATGGCTCACCGACGCGGGGGTCGCGGACTGGCTGGTCGGGCTGATCGTCAAGGGGATCATAGGGGGCGTCGGGGCCGTAATAGGGTTCCTGCCGCAGATGATGGTGCTGTTCGTTATATTGGTAATGCTTGAGGAATGCGGGTACATGTCCAGGGTGGCCTTTGTGATGGACCACCTGTTCCGCAGGTTCGGTCTGTCCGGGAAATCCCTCATCTCCGTCCTGGTTGGGATGGGATGCGGCGTCCCCGGCATAATGTCGTCAAGGGCCATCCAGGGTGAGACGGAGAGGAAGATAACCGCAATGACGGTCACATTCATACCGTGCTCCGCAAAGCTTCCAGCCATTGCCCTCATAGCCGGCGCCCTGTTCGGAAAGAGCGCTTTTATAGCGATATCCGTCTATTTTATGGGAATATTGTGCATATTGATGTCCGGAATAATCATGAAGAAGTGGAGGTCCCTCGCGGGAGCCCCGTCTCATTTCATCATGGAACTTCCTCCGTATCACGCTCCGCATGCGTTCAGCGTCATAAGATCGACGCTGGAAAAGACGTGGTCCTTCGTAAAGAATGCCGGCACCTTCGTGCTGCTGGCGTGTGTGCTCGTATGGTTCCTGTCATCGTATGACTGGGGCATCAACAGCGTAGGCGCGGCGGATTCGATGCTGGCCGACATAGGCAACTCTTTGAAGTGGATATTCGTGCCGCTCGGATTCGGGGACGATTGGGAGTTCACCATGGCGACCATCACAGGTCTGCTTGCGAAGGAGAACCTTGTCGGTACGCTCGGAGTGCTATTCAGCCCCGGAGGAGGGGAGGAGCTTTGGGATGTCATAGGCGGCATGCTCACGCAGGCCGGAGGATATGCGTTCCTTCTGTTCAACATGATATGCGCTCCCTGCGTTGCGGCAGTCGGCGCGATGAGGAGCGAGCTCGGGTCCTGGAGAGGCGCCGCGAAGGCGGTCATTTACCAGTGCCTGCTGGCATATGCGATCGCCCTGATATTCTATCAGTTCGCTTCGGTATTCATGGGAAATGGTCTGGGATTGGGGATTGTGCCCGCGGTCATAGCTTTGGCAGCGCTGATCTACATGCTGGCCTCAAAGGACCCCTTCAGCATCTTCAGGAAGGTGAGGCGGGATGCTTAA
- a CDS encoding DUF1634 domain-containing protein, translating into MKMSDATSLSLKCCLFAGIALLAAGLVLSEQDVGDRIMWLGALVLIASPFIGVLTTLFHLVAEKDWKWVRTASVLAAMILVFLILSILMS; encoded by the coding sequence ATGAAAATGAGCGACGCCACATCCCTCTCCCTGAAATGCTGTCTCTTCGCGGGGATCGCCCTTCTCGCGGCGGGGCTGGTCCTTTCGGAACAGGACGTAGGAGACAGGATCATGTGGCTGGGCGCCCTTGTGCTGATAGCGTCCCCTTTCATAGGCGTCCTGACGACGCTTTTCCACCTCGTAGCCGAAAAGGACTGGAAATGGGTCAGAACGGCGTCGGTTCTTGCCGCCATGATCTTGGTGTTCCTGATATTGTCCATCCTGATGAGCTGA
- a CDS encoding sulfite exporter TauE/SafE family protein codes for MDPLLIIALVAIGIGAGTIGALFGIGGGIIFIPVLTILFDLSASEAVAVSLTGIIATSAGAASFYVKNGSANIRLGLLLEITTSIGAMAGAFFAMYAANWVLLFMFGCVLIYSAVSMILRKERIIEHSEGEGSMNFSYSDSKDHTVKRYEVKNVKSGLLACTAAGVLSSLTGVGGGTIKIPLMNIHMRVPIKVATATSSYMIGITAFSGAIVYFIHGDLLLDYAAAIAVGAFLGSIIGTRASRLIDAGPMRRYFSILLLAISVIIFLEAGGVL; via the coding sequence ATGGACCCTCTGCTGATCATTGCCCTTGTTGCGATAGGGATCGGTGCGGGCACCATCGGCGCCCTTTTCGGCATAGGCGGCGGCATTATCTTCATCCCGGTGCTGACAATTCTGTTCGACCTTTCCGCAAGCGAGGCCGTGGCCGTGAGTCTGACGGGGATAATCGCCACCTCCGCCGGGGCCGCTTCGTTCTATGTGAAGAACGGCTCCGCCAACATAAGGCTGGGACTCCTGCTTGAGATAACAACATCGATAGGCGCGATGGCGGGTGCTTTCTTTGCCATGTATGCCGCGAATTGGGTCCTGCTTTTCATGTTCGGCTGCGTGCTGATCTACAGCGCCGTGAGCATGATCCTCAGAAAAGAGAGGATAATCGAGCACTCGGAGGGGGAAGGGAGTATGAACTTCTCATACTCAGACAGCAAGGACCACACCGTTAAGAGATATGAGGTCAAGAACGTCAAAAGCGGCCTTTTGGCATGTACCGCCGCCGGCGTCCTGTCCTCATTGACCGGCGTGGGAGGGGGGACCATCAAGATCCCTCTGATGAACATTCACATGCGCGTACCCATAAAGGTCGCAACCGCGACAAGCAGCTATATGATCGGGATAACCGCATTCTCCGGCGCGATCGTCTACTTCATACACGGGGACCTTCTTCTGGATTATGCCGCCGCGATTGCCGTGGGCGCATTCCTCGGCTCGATCATCGGCACAAGGGCCTCTAGGCTGATCGACGCGGGCCCGATGAGGAGATACTTCTCGATACTGCTCCTTGCCATATCGGTGATAATATTCCTTGAGGCAGGTGGTGTGTTATGA